CTGTTCTGgtctctgtgaggagtttggtgtgttctccccatcTCTGTGTGGTTTTCCTCCGGttgctctggtttcctcccacaATACATGGtaagtgaattggctatgctaaattggctATGGtgccccctaggtgtgagtgtgtgtattacagtgtattacagtggaCACTCGTAATAAACAGATTACTAGTGTCCACTGCCATTCTCTCAGCATTAGTAATACGTAGTGGCCttaaggttaaactgctgtctgTGCCGACTttaaaaactcttattttacccaCTTGCTGCTCCTGTTCTCACCCTTCCTTCCTACTGCTTCCTTTCTATAGTGGAGGTGAGAAGGAGAGGACAAGACTGAACAGGGATATTGGagctgattcagatcagaaCTGATTTTGACTGTTGATGAACTCAGACaatcacagcaatcacttgCAGACATGCCCCTAGTTCTCCAGGTAGCCAACTGGAGGGCCAgctgatttgtatttgtgtggcctTTCCTTAATGTTTTACACCGAGCATCAACAACATAGCAGCACATGCAAAGCTCAGAAGGGAAACCACAGCCGGCCTCCTCCACACTGTCCCCcctgtctgaatgtgtgagcaGTGACGCTGCCCTAGTTACTCACATCTGTCACTAGAAAGTGTTTCAGCAGGTGCTCGAAGAAGCTTTCCTCACCTCTTCTGGaattgagacagtcagagatttaataaagaaaacacatccagttcagcagacggagagggtcaacagaggatggtcagactggttggagctgacagaaaggctacagtgactcagagaatcactctgtacagctgtggagagcagaacagtgtctcaggtgAGGTGGATGGAGGAGCTACAGCAGAAGATTACGTCAGGTTcctcttctgtcagccaagaacagaaagctgaggctgcagtggctcagcacaggctcaccaacactgcacCACTGGAGTAACGTAGCCTAGTCTGAGGAGTCTGGAATTCTGCTGAGGAACACTACAGATAGGAGGGTCAGAATTTAGCACAAACAGGATGAATCCATAGACCCAACCTACCTTGTGTGAACATTCTaggctggtggaggaggtgtaatggtgtggagaaggttttttttggTTGACTTTGGGCCGTTCATACCAATCAATATTCTCTTGAATGTGTTGTTGCATCCCCAtgttgaccatgtgcatcccttcgtGACCACAGTTTCCCATCTTCTAAAGGCTACCTCCAGCAAGACGTCTCTCAAAGTGGTTTCATGACAATGGGTTCTGTGTTCTTCACTACTGGTTCTTCCCAGTCACAAGACCTGAATCCAGGGGAACACCTTTGGTTGAGATGGTTTTGGGACAGCCAGAAAGATAGCGTCATAAAAGCAGTCTCCAGGAGAGGAGCTGGATGGGTAGGAAGAAGCAGCAACATTCAAGGTTTCTGCACTCAGCCGGAGAGGGACAGGAAGAGGGTCTAATCAACTCTGCTGCTCCTCTGAGCTTAGTGGCTGAATGTGTATGAAGGCCTCCTGACTTTTCTGGTCAGAGTACGTCATCACCACTatctagtttacattaatgtagTCCTCATCAGAGAACTCTGAATCCTCTGAGTTCTCATAATAATCTTCATCATCCATCTCAATCTCCACATGGGcagtcgtgtgtgtgtttggcatctACAGGATGATCATATAAgaacacacaaatgaaaaactggTTTACGACACAATTTTAGCCACAAAATGTCAATGTTTTCCAATATTATAGTTCATTTCCAATATTATAACCAGTACTGACTCAAATGACTATGATCTACACAGcttacataaacattcacctgctgctgattttccaatgctggttttcccacatcagcatctacattgatgtagtcatcatcagagtcaccgaatctttttttctctggaagaattgtttctccactttcattattatcatcttcatcttcaccttcatcttcttcctcaaacaggtgatcctgatcctgtgttttttctccTACAGAATAATTGagtcacaatacagttaaaatatgagaaatatgaaaaagcttaaaaccACCTTATGTAGCAATTCACTTTCCTTTAACTCTGCcacatctctcagtcctagcttcacttttcagaggagggtctggtcttctcccacaaagcaaaagccaccagaattccacccttctctaattccagagttctttaattctcttacacctggttcagtacaaccccaactcctcccagtacaaccagaattcctcccagtacaacccaaactcctcccaggacAACCAGAATTCCTTCCAGTACAATCagaactcttcccagtacaatTAAAAGTCTTGCGAGTACAAACAAAACCACCACCAGTACAAGCGTAACTCCTCTCCGTACATCCAAAGTCCCTCCCAGTAGAACCAAATCCCCTCCCTTTACTGGGAAAAGAGTGAATTAGCAGATTTCATCCCACTAAGCAATCAGATTCCAGTCGGACGAACCAGAGAGGCATTAGACTATTAAGTGTAACAGGATGCACCAGATTAGAGTCCTCTCTTTGTTTAAGAGCGATTTCTgctttttcataatcatcatcctcctccccctcagtctcctcatttTCCGCCGGGGCTCTGGCACCTGAAGAATTGTGTGGagagataaattaataaataaataaatacatcttttcagtggttaaccatcttttacagcagcacatttctctacacTTTAAACAAGGGTTTTCTTAAAGGcctctttataaaaccatgacaccattttacatggttccttgcctggttaattttttttatttatttatttatttttatagtttttcagtatatttttaccaaaaggcattctacacagtacctaggtacactatatggacaaaagtattgggacacctgctcatgctcattgtttcttctcaatatagagatccacaacaactcaacaaaGTAGTCTGCAAgaagaatgtttctttttgtgatttcttatagattttgtaaaatgtcttcaaaatataatggatgatgcttcatccattagttttgagatgagttggggagtttgggatgaggtggggtggtaatcctcaCATCCATGCTcgttctgcagagaagaaaataagatactttttaatacccttgatttcagaagaaataatgaatgagcaggtgtccacaaacatttggacacgtgtaTCTACTCTCTGTTTACCTTCTGTGAGTTTCAATGTACCTCAGTAAACTGTCCTCTGAACAGAAAGTACTCACAGTGTCTACGATACGTCTTCTcagctttctgcagtttttgcttatttctccctTTGAGGAAAACAATGATCGACACTGATACGAGTaacagtcctgctgctgctgctgaaaaactgatGATGGGAACCAACGATACTGAGGGAGAAATTACTGTCAGAACATTTACACTTCAGGagaactagtccagaaaaacgatGAGCTCATCTTATTACTGTAACTTTCACAGTGACGGCCAAGAGTTCCGTGTTGGAGGATCTAAAAGAGCGTGAAGACACAGTTACTTCATAAACACAGCTGTAGTTTCCCTGGTGGACATAATCAGCCTCAGGGAAGGAGAAGGTGGTTGAGTGGTTAACAGCTGACTgagttttggtgatgctggattcACCACTGAACTCCAGGTGAAAGGAGCCTCCTGGATACTGCGGTTGAACGGAGCAGATGATGGAGCTGtagctcctggtcacttcaggcccttcaagccaccagtgaaacactggtgaagcactgaaggagatgttgggctgcagcaaattcactggaaaagaagaggaactggtatcagtagctgtaaactggtacaacattcacacaggccacattgtgattgcagcagctcacccacagtggctgttcacacatacagcagttctctgtggaagctactgtttgtgagctgatgacagccagacagataccAGTTAAGTTGCTCTACTAAAAATAGATAATGGccaatgaccaaatgtttgttgacacaccttctaatgactgaATACAGtatctttaaggtgcacccatttctgacacagatgtgcaaacagcatgcagcttgtctagtgcttgtagaaaagtactgccattagaataggacacttTTTATGGAGCAGATGTGGAGCAGattgagctgaattatggtggtgctccatctaatagttgaggtggtggggtggtgatcatccaacatcctgacctcactaacactcttgtcactgaatgcaatcaaatcctcacagcaatgctcctccaaactctagtagaaagccttcttccctgaacagtagagacagttactccaacaaaagcaggataaatacttttttatatccttcatttagaagaaacaatgaatgagcaggtgtccaaatacttttgtccatacagtgtaaatcacagaattcttgatatatatatataatattctctttaattttcattggttcttataacttcatatagtccatacctgttctctaaacagagcagcacatgctAAGCACAAAACTGGCCGGGTGTGAATCCGGTAgtggcacacttttttttttatggacgtttttagacagccagtagcaatccgtgctgctcacatatgattacagaatgctgctactactactgcagtcagatgagcttattataaagccattctctgtgctcttacccacagtgatgctgatggagttgctcctgtctgatttgtataagatgttacagtgGTCACAGCTGTACTGGACTGCTTCCCCAGGTGAGATGAGTTTGAGGTGTTTAGGGTGAGGTTTGGGCTCTCCAGGGCGTCTGTTAAAGGAATGTGATTAGTCTCTGATCATTGATGGTGCCAGTTAGTTTTTGTTATTAAGAAACCTCTGACTTTTGACttataaagactacatgcacagtaaagttcccagtgttaaatcagcacttaaGTAATCAATACAGTTCAGCTCACCCTTCTAACACTATGCAGTGTAATAGTACAGTCTAATAACAGAAGTTAATGGAAGATCTGTGCGTCTTATTGACCAGGATGCTTCTTGGTCTGCTAGCTTGCATGACATCCAGGTAATCCAAGTACATCCTGGATACATGTGGTTTTTTAATCATGCTGaatataccagctacagtgtgtgcaaacctggtgaagacaggaaacgtttgacctgtcattgccaacaaaggttatgttacaaagttttgagttgaacccttgttattgaccaaatacttattttccaccaaaatttacaaataaattctttacacatcctacaatgtgatttcctggattatagttgaagtgtacctatgatgaaaattacaggcctctctcatctttctttaataaattattataaattaattattaaatacaacaaatgaaaatcgaaataaataagctaaaataaagaatgacattcacctgttaatgttattgtcatggcgtgtacggccagacctgaagggatgaacactcgcagagatggaaatcaaagcatgatactttattaaccaaatacaaaacaaagagatatgaacagcaaagtgcagcaacatgggcaa
The sequence above is drawn from the Salminus brasiliensis chromosome 11, fSalBra1.hap2, whole genome shotgun sequence genome and encodes:
- the LOC140565090 gene encoding uncharacterized protein → MLYQFTATDTSSSSFPVNLLQPNISFSASPVFHWWLEGPEVIRSYSSIICSVQPQYPGGSFHLEFSGESSITKTQSAVNHSTTFSFPEADYVHQGNYSCVYEVTVSSRSFRSSNTELLAVTIRVNLLQPNISFSASPVFHWWLEGPEVTRSYSSIICSVQPQYPGGSFHLEFSGESSITKTQSAVNHSTTFSFPEADYVHQGNYSCVYEVTVSSRSFRSSNTELLAVTVKVTMPNTHTTAHVEIEMDDEDYYENSEDSEFSDEDYINCSSAEFQTPQTRLRYSSGAVLKSSVTDLCSTALYALLKEEVDRSCRCLFGLMSVILVALSALLI